One genomic region from Cinclus cinclus chromosome 36, bCinCin1.1, whole genome shotgun sequence encodes:
- the RBM3 gene encoding RNA-binding protein 3, producing the protein MAAEEGKLFVGGLNYDTDEQGLEQHFSSFGPISEVVVVKDRETQRSRGFGFVTFANPEHASDAMQAMNGECLDGRQIRVDHAGKSPRGARGGYGGNRGRGRGYGRGGGDRGYGGRYDGRSGGGYGGGSRDYGGRTQGGFGERFPSASYRDNYDN; encoded by the exons ATGGCGGCGGAGGAGGGGAAGTTGTTCGTGGGGGGCCTCAACTACGACACGGACGAGCAGGGCCTGGAGCAGCATTTCAGCTCCTTCGGGCCCATCTCGGAGG TGGTGGTGGTGAAGGACAGGGAGACCCAACGGTCCCGAGGCTTCGGCTTCGTCACCTTCGCCAACCCCGAGCACGCCAGCGACGCCATGCAGGCCATGAACGGGGAG TGCCTGGACGGGCGCCAGATCCGCGTTGACCACGCCGGGAAATCTCCCCGGGGGGCCCGGGGGGGCTACGGGGGCaaccggggccggggccggggctaCGGCCGAG GAGGAGGCGACCGTGGCTACGGGGGTCGCTACGACGGACGCAGCGGGGGCGGCTacgggggggggtcccgggaCTACGGCGGCCG cacccAGGGCGGTTTTGGCGAGCGCTTCCCCTCGGCCTCGTACAGAGACAACTACGACAACTGA